The Triticum aestivum cultivar Chinese Spring chromosome 7B, IWGSC CS RefSeq v2.1, whole genome shotgun sequence genome window below encodes:
- the LOC123160014 gene encoding berberine bridge enzyme-like Cyn d 4, translating to MYTPKTSRARSATMASSRAFALVLLLCALSCHAAVSYAPVPAKDDFFGCLVKEIPARLLYAKSSPAFPTVLAQTIRNSRWSSPQNVKPLYIITPTNASHIQSAVVCGRRHSIRLRVRSGGHDYEGLSYRSEKPETFAVVDLNKMRAVSVDGYARTAWVDSGAQLGELYYAIAKNSLVLAFPAGVCPSIGVGGNFAGGGFGMLLRKYGIAAENVIDVKVVDPNGKLLDKSSMSADHFWAVRGGGGESFGIVVSWQVKLLPVPPTVTVFKIPKTVHQGAVDLINKWQLVAPALPADLIIRIIAMGDTATFEAMYLGTCKTLTPLMSSKFPELGMNPSHCNEMPWIKTIPFIHLGKQATLVDLLNRNNSFKPFAEYKSDYVYQPVPKPVWEQIFYGWLVKPGAGMMIMDPYGATISATPEAATPFPHRKGVLFNIQYVSYWFAEADGAAALQWSKDMYKFMEPYVSKNPRQAYANYRDIDLGRNEVVNDISTYSSGKVWGEKYFKGNFQRLAITKGKVDPKDYFRNEQSIPPLVGKY from the coding sequence ATGTACACACCCAAGACATCCCGAGCTCGATCGGCTACAATGGCGAGCTCGAGGGCCTTCGCTCTGGTGCTCCTCCTCTGCGCCTTGTCCTGCCACGCCGCCGTCTCCTACGCGCCGGTGCCGGCCAAGGACGACTTCTTCGGATGCCTCGTGAAGGAGATACCGGCCCGCCTCCTCTATGCCAAGAGCTCACCTGCCTTCCCCACCGTCCTGGCGCAGACCATCAGGAACTCGCGGTGGTCGTCGCCGCAGAACGTGAAGCCGCTGTACATCATCACCCCCACCAACGCCTCCCACATCCAGTCCGCGGTGGTGTGCGGCCGCCGGCACAGCATCCGCCTCCGCGTGCGGAGCGGCGGCCACGACTACGAGGGCCTGTCGTACCGGTCCGAGAAACCCGAGACGTTCGCCGTCGTCGATCTCAACAAGATGCGGGCAGTGTCGGTCGACGGCTACGCCCGCACGGCGTGGGTCGACTCCGGCGCGCAGCTCGGCGAGCTCTACTACGCCATCGCCAAGAACAGCCTCGTGCTCGCGTTCCCGGCCGGCGTCTGCCCGTCCATCGGCGTCGGCGGTAACTTCGCAGGCGGCGGCTTCGGCATGCTGCTGCGCAAGTACGGCATCGCCGCCGAGAACGTCATCGACGTCAAGGTGGTCGACCCCAACGGCAAGCTGCTCGACAAGAGCTCCATGAGCGCAGACCACTTCTGGGCCGTCaggggcggcggcggagagagCTTCGGCATCGTCGTGTCGTGGCAGGTGAAGCTCCTGCCGGTGCCTCCCACCGTGACCGTGTTCAAGATCCCCAAGACAGTGCATCAAGGCGCCGTAGACCTCATCAACAAGTGGCAACTGGTCGCGCCGGCCCTTCCCGCCGACCTCATAATCCGCATCATCGCTATGGGGGACACCGCGACGTTCGAGGCCATGTACCTAGGCACCTGCAAAACCCTGACGCCGCTGATGAGCAGCAAATTCCCCGAGCTTGGCATGAACCCCTCGCACTGCAACGAGATGCCCTGGATCAAGACCATCCCCTTCATCCACCTTGGCAAGCAGGCCACCCTGGTCGACCTCCTCAACCGGAACAACTCCTTCAAACCCTTCGCCGAATACAAGTCGGACTACGTCTACCAGCCCGTCCCCAAGCCCGTGTGGGAGCAGATCTTTTACGGCTGGCTCGTGAAGCCCGGCGCGGGGATGATGATCATGGACCCCTACGGCGCCACCATCAGCGCCACCCCCGAAGCGGCGACGCCGTTCCCTCACCGCAAGGGCGTCCTCTTCAACATCCAGTACGTTAGCTACTGGTTCGCCGAGGCAGACGGCGCCGCGGCGCTGCAGTGGAGCAAGgacatgtacaagttcatggagcCATACGTGAGTAAGAACCCCAGGCAGGCATACGCCAACTACAGGGACATCGATCTCGGCAGGAATGAGGTGGTAAACGACATCTCAACCTACAGCAGCGGCAAGGTCTGGGGCGAGAAGTACTTCAAGGGCAACTTTCAAAGGCTCGCCATTACCAAGGGCAAGGTGGATCCTAAGGACTACTTCAGGAATGAGCAGAGCATCCCGCCGCTGGTGGGGAAGTATTGA